A DNA window from Bos javanicus breed banteng chromosome 10, ARS-OSU_banteng_1.0, whole genome shotgun sequence contains the following coding sequences:
- the GPX2 gene encoding glutathione peroxidase 2, which translates to MAYIAKSFYDLSAISLDGEKVDFNTFRGRAVLIENVASLUGTTTRDFTQLNELQCRFPRRLVVLGFPCNQFGHQENCQNEEILNSLKYVRPGGGFQPTFTLVQKCDVNGQNEHPVFAYLKDKLPYPYDDPFSLMTDPKFIIWSPVRRSDVSWNFEKFLIGPEGEPFRRYSRTFQTINIEPDIKRLLKVAI; encoded by the exons ATGGCTTACATTGCCAAGTCCTTCTACGACCTCAGTGCTATCAGCCTGGATGGGGAGAAGGTAGATTTCAATACATTCCGAGGCAGGGCAGTGCTGATTGAGAACGTGGCCTCGCTTTGAGGCACAACCACCCGGGACTTCACCCAACTCAACGAGCTGCAATGCCGCTTCCCCAGGCGTCTGGTGGTTCTTGGCTTCCCTTGCAATCAATTTGGACATCAG GAGAACTGTCAGAATGAAGAGATCTTGAACAGCCTCAAGTACGTCCGCCCCGGGGGTGGGTTCCAGCCCACCTTCACCCTTGTCCAGAAGTGTGATGTGAATGGTCAGAATGAGCATCCTGTCTTTGCCTACCTGAAGGATAAGCTCCCCTACCCTTATGACGACCCGTTTTCCCTCATGACCGATCCCAAGTTCATCATTTGGAGCCCCGTGCGCCGCTCAGATGTGTCCTGGAACTTTGAGAAGTTCCTCATTGGGCCGGAAGGGGAGCCCTTCCGCCGCTACAGCCGCACCTTCCAAACCATCAACATCGAGCCTGACATCAAGCGCCTCCTCAAAGTTGCCATATAG